In Nitrospiraceae bacterium, the genomic window GCATTCATAGGGCTGATCCTCAGGTGGAATGCCGACGGGCGTGTCCTGGATCTTGCCTTGGCAAACATGGTAAAAATTTCCTCGGGCATTTTCATCATCCAAGATATCGGACTCATACTTTAAAATCATCTTACACTCCTTCACGTTACCGTTATGGCTTCTCAAGTTATAACAAGGCACCGATTTCCCGGGCAATCCCTATTCCGCTCAATCCGTTCCCGAATTCAGCCATCCCATCTTCCTGCAGCCCTTCATAGGCACCTGTGCCCCGCGAAGACGGGAATCGTCTTAGGAATAATGGTAGGGGTTTGGGCAACCTCGGGCTGGAGTCTTTCTGGAAAACCTGCCCCTGTCAAAGGCCCCATTGGATTGCAATCCCTGGTGGAACACACCTTTTCCAAGCCAGTCTTCCTCACCGCCAGTCCGGATCAGACCAATCGCTTGTTCGTGGTGGAACAGAATGGCCGCATTTTCATCGTGACTCCAGGCCAACGGGATCCGTCTCTTTTTATGGATATCGCTGAAAAACTATCCACAGGAGGGGAACGAGGACTCCTGGGCCTGGCATTCCACCCTCAGTACTCGAAAAATGGCCGGTTCTTTGTCAACTACACCAGGGCACAGGACGGGGCCACGGTGATTGCCGAATACCAGGTATCACCCGACTCCGCCCGAGCGGGCCCACAAGAAACCATTCGGCTGGTCATTCCACAACCCTACAGCAACCATAACGGAGGCATGATTGCTTTTGGCCCCGATGCATTCTTGTATATTGGAACGGGAGATGGCGGAGCTGGCGGTGATCCGGAGAATCGAGCGCAAGATCGAAAGTCCTTGCTGGGTAAATTCCTCCGGATTGATGTGGATGGACCGCCTCCCTTCCGCATCCCTGCCGACAACCCCTTTGTCGGACAACCGGGCCAACCTGAAATCTTTGCGCTTGGCCTTCGAAATCCCTGGCGCTTTTCCTTTGACCGCCAGACCGGGGACTTATGGGCGGGGGATGTCGGACAGAACCTCTGGGAAGAAATCGATGTAATTGCAAAAGGGAAAAACTATGGATGGCGACTC contains:
- a CDS encoding PQQ-dependent sugar dehydrogenase, coding for MVGVWATSGWSLSGKPAPVKGPIGLQSLVEHTFSKPVFLTASPDQTNRLFVVEQNGRIFIVTPGQRDPSLFMDIAEKLSTGGERGLLGLAFHPQYSKNGRFFVNYTRAQDGATVIAEYQVSPDSARAGPQETIRLVIPQPYSNHNGGMIAFGPDAFLYIGTGDGGAGGDPENRAQDRKSLLGKFLRIDVDGPPPFRIPADNPFVGQPGQPEIFALGLRNPWRFSFDRQTGDLWAGDVGQNLWEEIDVIAKGKNYGWRLLEGNHCFNPAKNCESAQQVVPPVTEYRHEQGRCSVTGGYVYRGKRVRSLEGVYVFGDFCTGEIWGYRNGQTTQLLDTDLQISSFGEDREGELYVIGHQGKIFQIAPNTSVILP